In Verrucomicrobiia bacterium, a single window of DNA contains:
- a CDS encoding CvpA family protein, with product MIIWILALVLVLASAALGYTWGAVRTGITMVGLLLASALATPLAPLLYPIFDKLNLGTKFHGFFIAPLIIFLLVMVVFKVVATKVHQMLDTHYKYHAPEFVQTLWLRTNERFGAALSVVNATLYLILIAVFIQVLAYPVSQLASGDQDSAAWRYLLKAHEALESTKMNRVAAAFNPAPKKYYEVSDLMGMVYHNPLLVGRLTSYPPIMELGERDEYRVMYDRIAGDVEFKKTILSMPKTPFQQIMGEESFRLIVTNRPYMNEILKLDFKDLSNYLATGKSAKFDEPILGRWVYNYQASLAEQRRTRATWKRAEYNQLMASYTNNLHDVTLLGLINNKLVIKSGGHGQPVNILRGTWARESGDRYTLSVDGPWEKDIQVRGSRLLARFKLERETRIVVFDKE from the coding sequence ATGATCATCTGGATTCTGGCGTTGGTGCTGGTGCTGGCCTCCGCGGCCCTGGGCTACACCTGGGGGGCGGTGCGCACCGGCATAACCATGGTGGGTTTGCTGCTGGCCTCGGCGCTGGCCACGCCGCTGGCGCCGTTATTGTACCCCATTTTTGACAAACTGAACCTGGGCACCAAGTTTCACGGCTTCTTCATCGCGCCGCTCATCATCTTCCTGCTGGTCATGGTGGTCTTCAAGGTGGTGGCCACCAAGGTGCATCAAATGCTCGACACCCATTACAAATACCACGCCCCGGAATTCGTCCAGACGCTCTGGCTGCGCACCAATGAACGCTTCGGCGCCGCGCTCTCCGTGGTCAACGCCACCCTCTACCTCATTTTGATCGCCGTGTTCATCCAGGTGCTCGCCTACCCCGTAAGCCAGCTCGCCTCCGGCGACCAGGACTCCGCCGCCTGGCGCTACCTCCTCAAGGCGCATGAGGCCCTCGAATCCACCAAAATGAATCGCGTGGCCGCCGCCTTCAATCCCGCCCCCAAAAAATACTACGAGGTCTCCGACCTCATGGGCATGGTGTACCACAACCCCCTGCTGGTGGGGCGCCTGACCAGCTACCCGCCCATCATGGAGCTGGGCGAGCGCGATGAATACCGCGTCATGTACGATCGCATCGCCGGGGATGTGGAGTTCAAGAAAACCATTCTTTCCATGCCCAAGACGCCCTTTCAGCAGATCATGGGCGAGGAGTCCTTCCGCTTGATCGTCACCAACCGCCCCTACATGAACGAAATCCTCAAGCTCGATTTCAAAGACCTTTCCAATTACCTCGCCACGGGCAAATCCGCCAAATTTGACGAGCCCATCCTCGGCCGCTGGGTGTACAACTACCAGGCCTCCCTCGCCGAGCAGCGCCGCACCCGGGCCACCTGGAAACGGGCCGAGTACAACCAGCTCATGGCCAGTTACACCAATAATTTGCACGACGTCACCCTCCTGGGCCTGATCAACAACAAACTCGTCATCAAGTCCGGCGGTCATGGCCAGCCGGTCAACATCTTGCGCGGCACCTGGGCCAGGGAAAGCGGTGATCGCTACACCCTCAGCGTGGACGGACCTTGGGAAAAG
- a CDS encoding VOC family protein codes for MRVGKLLHTRYRVNDLEKTVRFYKDILGLEEVRRHKSPRGSELVFLKAPGSEEQIEICYYPASGPVQVQPDLTHLAFEVDSLEAFAEHLARHGLKYSDGPILKPDGGGFAFIDAPEGYEIELIQRPKSGASAGY; via the coding sequence ATGAGAGTCGGCAAATTACTGCACACGCGCTACCGGGTGAATGACCTGGAAAAAACCGTGCGTTTTTACAAGGACATCCTCGGACTAGAGGAGGTGCGCCGCCACAAATCGCCGCGCGGCTCGGAGCTGGTCTTTCTCAAGGCCCCGGGCAGCGAGGAGCAGATTGAGATTTGTTATTACCCCGCCAGCGGGCCGGTGCAGGTGCAGCCGGATTTGACCCATCTGGCCTTCGAGGTGGACAGCCTGGAAGCCTTTGCGGAGCATCTGGCACGCCATGGCCTCAAGTATTCGGACGGCCCCATCCTCAAGCCCGACGGCGGCGGTTTTGCCTTCATTGACGCCCCGGAGGGTTACGAGATCGAGCTGATCCAACGTCCCAAATCCGGAGCCTCTGCCGGCTATTAA